Proteins encoded by one window of Enterococcus saccharolyticus subsp. saccharolyticus:
- a CDS encoding NAD(P)-dependent oxidoreductase, which translates to MRILISDYPDVLASRELSVEVQALKAVDASLEVEIYPYRNQQEFLEKVKDAAGLITAFLDLDAAFFQNDLQLQCISINATGFDKVDLDAAKQKNVTVVPLVNYCTEDVADHTLALLLALNRKLKAYGNQIENEHVWRYKSVGPMHRLSTQTLAIFGCGKIGCAVAKRAQNFGMEILGYDPYKTVAELATLGIKKVGLEEILQKADIISNHMATTSENKAVFNRPFFESLEKAPLFLNLGRGENVDEAALLLALDQGWIRGAGLDVLASEKPNLETEPLLRRENVIITPHASFYSEESLNSLQLQSVANLVEHLEVVK; encoded by the coding sequence ATGAGAATACTGATTAGCGATTATCCAGATGTTTTAGCCAGCAGGGAGTTGTCGGTGGAAGTGCAGGCACTCAAAGCAGTTGATGCTAGTTTGGAAGTGGAAATCTATCCGTATCGCAACCAGCAAGAATTTTTGGAGAAAGTCAAAGATGCCGCTGGATTAATCACTGCATTTTTAGATTTAGATGCTGCATTTTTTCAAAATGATTTACAACTACAATGTATTTCAATCAATGCGACAGGGTTTGACAAAGTTGATTTAGATGCTGCCAAGCAAAAGAATGTGACTGTCGTTCCCTTAGTTAATTATTGTACGGAGGATGTCGCCGATCACACGTTGGCGCTTTTACTCGCGTTGAACCGTAAATTAAAAGCGTATGGCAATCAAATTGAAAACGAGCATGTTTGGCGTTATAAATCTGTAGGGCCGATGCATCGCTTGTCTACACAGACGCTAGCAATCTTTGGTTGTGGAAAAATTGGTTGTGCTGTAGCGAAGCGGGCGCAGAATTTCGGGATGGAGATTCTTGGGTATGACCCCTATAAAACAGTAGCAGAATTGGCTACTTTGGGCATCAAGAAAGTCGGTCTCGAGGAGATTTTACAAAAAGCCGATATTATCAGCAATCACATGGCAACGACTTCAGAAAACAAAGCCGTTTTCAACCGTCCTTTCTTTGAAAGCCTAGAAAAAGCGCCATTGTTTTTAAATCTTGGACGTGGTGAGAATGTCGATGAAGCGGCATTGTTGCTGGCGTTAGATCAAGGATGGATTCGCGGTGCGGGGTTGGATGTCCTTGCCAGTGAAAAGCCAAATCTTGAAACAGAACCTTTATTGCGACGTGAAAACGTGATTATCACACCGCATGCATCGTTCTATTCAGAAGAATCTTTGAATAGCTTGCAGTTACAATCAGTCGCAAACTTAGTAGAACATTTGGAGGTAGTCAAATGA